A genomic stretch from Marinobacter fonticola includes:
- the uraD gene encoding 2-oxo-4-hydroxy-4-carboxy-5-ureidoimidazoline decarboxylase translates to MSHFQTLTPSNLGRTAFVAAFADIYEHSPWVAEQAYDLGIDETVNEIEVLHARMAQILLDADREAQLTLINAHPDLAGKAAMRGELTASSTSEQAGAGIQECTPEEFDRFVSLNEAYKSKFGFIFIMAVKGSNRHQILASFDERLQNTPEQEFQRALKEINKIALFRLQAM, encoded by the coding sequence ATGAGTCATTTTCAAACCCTAACACCCTCCAATCTGGGTCGCACGGCCTTTGTTGCCGCGTTTGCCGACATCTATGAGCATTCGCCATGGGTGGCGGAGCAGGCCTACGATTTGGGCATCGACGAAACAGTAAATGAAATCGAAGTTCTGCATGCGCGGATGGCGCAGATTCTCCTTGATGCTGATCGGGAGGCCCAACTGACGTTGATCAATGCTCACCCCGACCTTGCGGGCAAGGCCGCAATGCGCGGGGAGCTTACGGCCTCGAGTACCAGTGAGCAGGCAGGTGCCGGAATTCAGGAGTGTACGCCGGAAGAGTTTGACCGGTTCGTAAGTCTCAACGAGGCTTATAAATCAAAGTTTGGCTTCATTTTTATCATGGCGGTGAAAGGGAGCAACAGACATCAGATCCTCGCCTCTTTCGACGAGCGGTTGCAAAACACGCCGGAGCAGGAATTCCAGCGCGCACTCAAGGAGATTAACAAGATCGCCTTGTTCCGCTTGCAGGCGATGTAG
- the istB gene encoding IS21-like element helper ATPase IstB, with protein sequence MLTQNTLDTLRQLKLTGMCDALEQQRAQPDTHDLAFEERLALLIDREVLHRENRRLDRLLKAARLRVPACVEDIDYRHPRGLERSRMAGLASCDWIRQSLNLCITGPTGCGKTWLACALGNQACRQGLSVRYLRVPRLFEQLRIAHGDGSYARLMNQLLKTDLLILDDWGMQKVTAQQRQDLMEVIEDRHGRGSTLIASQLPTEHWHDYIGSATLADAILDRLLHGAHRLNLKGESLRKAKAQNPETVDPS encoded by the coding sequence ATGTTGACTCAAAACACCCTCGATACCCTGCGACAGCTCAAGCTGACCGGCATGTGCGATGCCCTGGAGCAACAACGGGCACAACCTGACACCCATGATCTGGCGTTCGAGGAACGCCTGGCCTTGCTGATCGACCGGGAGGTCCTACACCGGGAAAACCGCCGGCTGGACCGCCTGCTGAAGGCAGCCCGGTTGCGGGTTCCGGCCTGCGTGGAAGACATCGATTACCGCCATCCACGGGGGCTGGAGCGCTCCCGCATGGCGGGCCTCGCCAGCTGTGACTGGATCCGCCAATCCCTGAACCTGTGCATTACCGGCCCAACCGGGTGCGGCAAGACCTGGCTGGCGTGCGCCCTGGGCAACCAGGCCTGCCGGCAGGGGCTATCCGTGCGTTACCTGCGAGTGCCGCGCCTGTTCGAACAGCTGCGCATCGCCCATGGTGATGGCAGTTACGCCCGCCTGATGAACCAGCTGTTAAAAACCGACCTGCTGATCCTGGACGACTGGGGCATGCAAAAGGTCACCGCGCAACAACGGCAAGACTTAATGGAGGTGATCGAAGACCGGCACGGCCGTGGCTCAACGCTCATTGCCAGCCAGTTACCAACCGAACACTGGCACGACTATATCGGCTCCGCCACGCTTGCAGATGCGATCCTGGACCGGCTCCTGCACGGTGCTCACCGACTCAATCTGAAGGGGGAATCACTGCGAAAGGCCAAAGCACAAAACCCGGAAACGGTTGACCCATCGTGA
- a CDS encoding helix-turn-helix transcriptional regulator, translating into MRYINETLADFGKRLAQLRKDAGFTQKELADEIGATRRVIAYYETES; encoded by the coding sequence ATTCGATACATCAATGAGACTCTCGCTGATTTTGGGAAGCGTCTGGCACAACTACGTAAGGATGCGGGATTTACTCAAAAGGAATTGGCTGATGAGATTGGTGCTACTCGCCGGGTCATTGCCTACTACGAGACAGAAAGCTAA
- a CDS encoding NHL domain-containing protein, with protein MYRPTGLAVDAGGNLYIAEELGNRIRRVSPDGTISTVVGAGSSRFGNAQGSSGDGGPARFAQLNRPRDVAVDAMGNLYIADTSNHRIRRVSPDGIISRVAGRVRGFAGDGGSAIAARLNYPSGVAVDAMGNLYIADTGNHRIRRVSPDGIIRTVAGSGNVGFGGGGFSGDGGPATAARLNSPSGVSVDAAGNLYIADSGNSRIRRVSPDGTISTVAGAGSQGFSGDGGPATAARLHDPRGLASDVAGNLYIADLRNQRIRRVGTSLRSGVGDGATVVPSADGAQLYHFDATGRHRRTSDAVTGVIVYTFDYSAEGYLRAVTDGDGNETAFERSASGQATAIIAPDGQRTELIVDDNGHLIAANKPTGERWSMGYTGDGLLTRFEDPNGHANAFTYDDNGRLIRDEAPNGGGWDIGRTDLDDGYRTDMTSGEGKVSRFTVRRDAKGQRTYLDQAPDGTVTERTYTDGVNAVTRPDGTRVVSEQAPDPRFGMLAPFTKERSVETPGGLALQQTTQRTAALEDPLDPLSHTALTETVTVNGRTQNAAYDAATRTWSATSATGRTGTVQLNAQGRPILRQFGSLADVTYGYDPRGRLSALSAGEGAEQRTTEYSYDASGNLASVTDDLQRAIRYDYDLAGRVTRQTLPDGRDIEYSYDPVGNLVAILPPGRDAHVFAYNEADLEAGYSPPNVEGAETITAYSYNLDKQLTRIERPDGKMVRFDYDAGGRLSSLEIPRGVYSFDYQPTTGQLQTLTSPNGDTLSYTYDGFLPLTESWTGKVSGTVSRTYDNNFWVRQLTVNGDAITLDYDADGLLTEAGAMALERQADNGLLAGTTLGNVTTTLNYNAFGEPVSEQAQYSGGVSYAVDYQRDLLGRITEKQETLEGITTVHGYSYDIAGRLVQVTRNGVVSDTYTYDANGNRLSHNGVTGTYDAQDRLLTYGGASYTYTQNGELTSKTESGATTAYDYDVLGNLRQVQLPGDMTVDYLIDGRNRRVGKKVDDELVQGFLYRDQLNPVAELDGFGNVTARFVYADKPHVPAYMVKEGETYRILTDHLGSPRLVVSAADGTVVQRMAYDAFGNVIEDTNPGFQPFGFAGGLYDQHTGLVRFGARDYDPKTGRWTTKDPIGFLGGQSNLYAYVANDPVNFVDPNGQFGLPGAAIGGLIGGISAFTGALASGATLGEAAVAGAVGVGTGAIQGALGGMGIVSSAVLGGLSNLAAQMYVNRTDGDPCNNGSVNWGSVAGSTVGAGWAAGITRGAGAVSGGVIGWGPSAASGAIGTAVGQ; from the coding sequence TTGTACCGTCCGACTGGTTTAGCGGTGGATGCTGGCGGTAACCTTTATATCGCAGAGGAACTTGGCAATCGCATTCGCCGGGTGAGTCCGGACGGGACCATCAGTACCGTGGTCGGGGCCGGCTCCAGCAGGTTCGGTAATGCGCAGGGCAGTTCCGGTGATGGTGGCCCCGCGAGGTTTGCACAGCTGAATCGACCGCGTGATGTAGCGGTGGATGCTATGGGCAACCTCTATATTGCGGACACTAGTAATCACCGCATTCGCCGGGTGAGCCCAGACGGGATCATCAGTAGAGTGGCTGGCCGGGTCAGGGGCTTTGCCGGTGATGGCGGTTCGGCCATCGCCGCCAGGCTTAACTACCCGAGCGGTGTGGCGGTAGATGCTATGGGCAACCTGTATATAGCGGACACTGGTAATCACCGCATTCGACGGGTGAGCCCGGATGGAATCATTCGCACCGTGGCGGGGAGCGGGAACGTTGGCTTTGGCGGCGGGGGCTTTTCCGGCGATGGTGGTCCGGCCACGGCTGCCCGGCTGAACAGTCCGAGTGGTGTGTCTGTAGATGCTGCCGGCAACCTGTACATTGCAGATAGTGGGAATTCCCGCATTCGGAGAGTGAGCCCGGACGGAACCATCAGCACCGTAGCTGGAGCCGGGTCTCAGGGCTTTAGCGGCGATGGTGGTCCGGCCACCGCCGCCCGACTGCACGATCCAAGGGGTTTAGCGTCAGATGTTGCCGGTAATCTTTACATTGCAGACTTACGCAATCAGCGTATCCGTCGGGTAGGTACGTCGCTTCGATCTGGCGTCGGGGACGGTGCAACCGTGGTACCGTCCGCAGACGGCGCCCAGCTCTACCACTTCGACGCGACCGGCCGCCACCGTCGCACCTCGGATGCCGTTACTGGCGTGATAGTGTACACCTTTGACTATAGCGCGGAGGGTTACCTGAGAGCCGTCACTGATGGCGATGGCAATGAGACAGCCTTCGAACGCAGTGCCTCCGGCCAAGCCACGGCGATCATCGCCCCGGATGGCCAACGCACTGAGTTAATCGTCGACGATAACGGCCACCTGATTGCCGCGAATAAACCCACCGGAGAGCGCTGGTCCATGGGTTATACCGGTGATGGCCTACTCACCCGTTTCGAAGACCCGAACGGGCATGCCAACGCCTTCACCTATGACGACAACGGCCGTTTGATCCGCGATGAAGCCCCTAACGGCGGAGGCTGGGACATTGGCCGCACCGACCTGGACGATGGCTATCGCACCGACATGACCAGCGGCGAGGGGAAAGTCTCCCGCTTCACCGTGCGCCGCGACGCCAAGGGCCAGCGAACGTATCTAGACCAGGCGCCCGACGGCACCGTTACGGAGCGCACCTACACTGATGGCGTGAACGCGGTCACCCGCCCCGACGGCACCCGGGTTGTCAGCGAACAGGCTCCCGATCCCCGCTTCGGCATGTTGGCACCCTTTACGAAGGAGCGGAGCGTCGAGACTCCAGGTGGCCTGGCGTTGCAGCAGACGACCCAACGCACCGCCGCTCTGGAGGACCCACTTGATCCGCTGAGCCATACAGCGTTAACGGAGACCGTCACCGTGAATGGTCGCACACAAAACGCTGCCTATGACGCCGCCACCCGCACCTGGAGCGCGACCAGTGCGACAGGCCGTACTGGCACTGTTCAACTCAACGCCCAGGGCCGGCCAATTCTGAGACAGTTCGGCAGCCTCGCCGACGTCACCTACGGTTACGATCCTCGCGGACGCCTGAGTGCCCTAAGCGCCGGCGAAGGGGCCGAACAGCGTACCACCGAGTATAGCTACGATGCCTCCGGCAACCTCGCCAGTGTCACCGACGACCTGCAGCGTGCAATCCGTTATGACTACGATCTGGCCGGTCGTGTTACCCGTCAAACCCTGCCTGACGGCCGGGACATCGAATACAGCTACGATCCGGTTGGCAATCTTGTGGCCATCCTCCCACCGGGACGGGACGCACACGTATTTGCCTACAATGAGGCGGACCTGGAAGCGGGCTATAGCCCACCGAACGTGGAAGGTGCGGAGACCATTACGGCATATTCCTATAACCTGGATAAGCAGCTCACCAGGATTGAACGACCCGATGGAAAAATGGTGCGTTTTGATTACGATGCGGGTGGCCGCCTAAGTTCCCTGGAGATTCCGAGAGGCGTCTATAGCTTTGACTACCAACCAACAACGGGTCAGTTGCAAACCTTGACCTCACCAAACGGCGATACATTGTCCTATACCTACGACGGCTTCCTGCCCCTGACCGAAAGCTGGACCGGCAAGGTATCTGGCACCGTAAGCCGCACTTACGACAACAACTTCTGGGTCAGGCAGCTCACTGTCAACGGGGATGCCATTACCCTGGACTATGATGCCGACGGCCTGTTGACCGAAGCAGGCGCCATGGCCCTGGAGCGCCAGGCTGACAACGGCCTGCTGGCCGGTACCACCCTGGGTAACGTCACCACGACCCTGAATTACAACGCCTTTGGCGAACCTGTCAGCGAACAGGCGCAGTACAGCGGCGGTGTTTCCTATGCGGTGGACTACCAGCGCGACCTCCTGGGCCGGATTACCGAGAAGCAGGAAACCCTGGAAGGCATTACCACCGTCCATGGCTACAGCTACGACATCGCAGGCCGGCTCGTCCAGGTCACCCGCAATGGCGTCGTCAGCGATACCTACACCTACGACGCCAACGGCAACCGCCTCAGCCACAACGGCGTGACTGGTACCTACGATGCCCAGGACCGGCTGCTGACCTACGGCGGGGCCAGCTACACTTACACCCAAAATGGTGAACTCACCTCCAAGACAGAGAGCGGTGCCACCACGGCCTACGACTATGATGTTCTGGGCAACCTGCGCCAAGTGCAACTGCCCGGCGACATGACCGTCGATTACCTGATCGACGGCCGCAACCGAAGAGTTGGCAAGAAGGTGGATGACGAACTAGTGCAGGGCTTCCTGTACCGGGATCAACTGAACCCGGTAGCCGAACTGGATGGCTTCGGCAATGTCACGGCCCGCTTTGTGTACGCGGACAAACCCCACGTCCCCGCCTACATGGTCAAGGAGGGCGAAACCTACCGCATCCTCACCGACCACCTGGGCAGCCCGCGCCTGGTGGTGAGCGCCGCCGACGGCACCGTGGTGCAGCGGATGGCCTACGACGCCTTCGGTAACGTCATCGAAGACACCAACCCCGGCTTCCAGCCGTTTGGCTTTGCTGGTGGATTATATGACCAACACACAGGCTTGGTCCGCTTTGGCGCGCGGGACTATGATCCCAAGACGGGGCGTTGGACGACAAAAGATCCGATCGGGTTCCTCGGCGGTCAGAGTAACCTGTATGCTTATGTGGCCAATGATCCAGTCAACTTTGTTGATCCTAATGGGCAGTTCGGGTTGCCTGGCGCTGCGATAGGTGGTTTGATCGGTGGTATATCTGCTTTCACGGGTGCGCTTGCTTCGGGAGCAACGCTGGGAGAAGCTGCTGTGGCGGGAGCTGTTGGCGTCGGCACTGGCGCGATTCAAGGCGCATTGGGAGGAATGGGGATAGTTAGTTCTGCCGTGCTCGGTGGTTTATCAAATTTGGCAGCTCAAATGTATGTGAATCGTACTGACGGCGACCCTTGCAACAATGGTTCTGTAAACTGGGGAAGCGTGGCGGGTTCTACAGTCGGAGCTGGTTGGGCCGCAGGAATCACAAGAGGCGCTGGTGCTGTTTCAGGTGGCGTTATCGGATGGGGGCCATCTGCGGCCTCGGGTGCAATCGGTACGGCAGTGGGGCAATAA
- the moaA gene encoding GTP 3',8-cyclase MoaA: MKSNQKAALRDRFGRTIDYVRLSVTDRCDFRCVYCMAEDMEFLPREQILTLEEIARLARTFSSLGTQKIRLTGGEPLVRKGILGLVREIGALGLRDFAMTTNGSQLPRYADELRAGGLHRLNISLDSLDPERFQRITRTGKLSQVLDGIDAAREAGFKSIKLNVVILKGRNEDEIPELVEFARRKQVDISFIEEMPLGEITEHDRSESFFSSDDVRAVIRRHHELLPTAADTGGPARYYRMPDSPIKIGFISPHSHNFCSTCNRVRVTVEGRLLLCLGNEHSMDLRRVLRGYPGDDEKLRDSIVQAMDLKPERHHFSTDGEVQVLRFMNMTGG, translated from the coding sequence ATGAAGAGCAACCAGAAGGCCGCTCTACGTGACCGTTTCGGCCGCACCATCGACTATGTGCGGCTCTCCGTCACCGATCGCTGTGATTTCCGTTGTGTTTACTGCATGGCGGAGGACATGGAGTTCCTGCCCCGCGAACAGATTCTCACTCTGGAGGAAATTGCTCGTCTGGCCCGGACCTTCAGCAGCCTGGGCACCCAAAAAATCCGCCTCACCGGCGGTGAGCCCCTGGTCCGAAAAGGTATTCTGGGATTGGTGCGTGAAATCGGCGCGCTCGGACTGCGTGACTTCGCGATGACTACGAATGGCAGCCAGTTGCCCCGTTATGCCGACGAGCTGAGGGCGGGCGGCCTGCACCGGCTGAACATCAGCCTGGATTCTCTCGACCCCGAACGTTTCCAGCGGATCACTCGCACAGGCAAGCTGAGCCAGGTTTTGGACGGTATCGATGCGGCTCGTGAGGCCGGGTTCAAAAGCATCAAGCTGAACGTCGTCATCCTCAAAGGACGCAATGAAGACGAGATTCCCGAGCTAGTCGAGTTTGCACGGCGCAAGCAAGTAGATATCAGCTTCATCGAGGAAATGCCTCTCGGCGAAATCACCGAGCACGATCGTAGCGAGAGTTTCTTTAGCAGTGACGACGTACGGGCCGTCATACGGCGCCATCACGAACTGCTGCCGACGGCCGCCGACACCGGAGGGCCCGCCCGTTACTACCGTATGCCCGATAGCCCCATCAAAATCGGCTTCATATCGCCCCACTCCCACAACTTCTGTTCAACCTGCAACCGTGTACGGGTAACCGTCGAGGGGCGGCTCTTGTTGTGTCTCGGCAACGAGCACTCCATGGATCTACGCAGGGTCCTGCGCGGGTATCCGGGCGATGACGAGAAGCTTCGGGACTCGATTGTGCAGGCGATGGATTTAAAGCCGGAGCGCCATCATTTCAGCACGGATGGGGAGGTGCAGGTTTTGCGGTTTATGAATATGACGGGGGGGTAG
- a CDS encoding nucleoid-associated protein: MQKSAVVRFGNNGAEDSIVVIDHSSGRYRDASQHFANFLDIKRALGPTELTVRLEEATVEAIKSNPEEVPDEVRKAPKRHIRVAMERMDGFDHEKPEEFLGSIVQGLAPDSKLIKSFKSKLKTRGLETEVFRFEGAIPPAAEYRRVITKEGVAILFNKKHEENEKVLIQNAPRGGVTITIHSTGLDKDDDLEKLPRIAS, encoded by the coding sequence ATGCAGAAGTCAGCAGTGGTCCGATTCGGAAACAATGGAGCGGAAGATTCAATAGTTGTGATCGACCACTCCTCAGGTAGATATAGAGACGCGAGCCAACACTTCGCAAATTTCCTCGATATAAAACGAGCGCTTGGGCCCACTGAACTTACCGTTAGGCTGGAAGAAGCAACGGTCGAAGCGATCAAATCTAACCCAGAAGAAGTGCCTGATGAGGTGAGGAAAGCACCCAAACGCCACATCCGAGTTGCTATGGAACGAATGGACGGATTCGATCACGAAAAACCAGAAGAATTCCTTGGCTCCATCGTACAAGGTTTAGCTCCTGACTCAAAATTGATCAAGTCCTTCAAATCAAAACTGAAAACTAGAGGCCTTGAAACCGAGGTTTTCCGGTTTGAAGGGGCAATTCCTCCCGCTGCAGAATACAGACGAGTTATAACGAAGGAAGGTGTAGCTATTCTTTTCAATAAAAAACATGAAGAAAATGAGAAAGTTCTTATACAGAATGCACCTAGAGGTGGAGTAACTATAACTATACATTCCACAGGATTGGATAAGGACGACGATCTTGAAAAACTGCCTCGAATCGCTAGTTGA
- a CDS encoding DUF998 domain-containing protein: MKNCLESLVESLGKSPSFEESVDSIELNGHISTENVETIRLAIEAIDCSIDWNIEILDSEYAEIGLEDIEEEEVNLRLSKPVGSTVFFITQTGLLAALDKDEFEGVREIQLLADFEKIKTKRFLIAPWAGDLGGSGEISQDSENLIDPRWSLVRDLTGQNLPADPYRWICLDTPSDGSEFWENWKNHAFRKLATLLTSEIWQESSDLMVSLAGTRRRVLYLGAPRSIDVSEYICVAETVDWLLVSQDCEARHEVLVRRLANLTPTSEGKTLCWQLIVGGIVREALDGAKLDHRAYVRSKSAESVKAMAELRNTVSADVSKIADRAHRLSNGFVTGMAALAAGLGIRLTILSSRSLSLEAGVVFCAIVLSVIWTAVFLQRKVSSESLLNDLKHMRKWHRNVHVALTRTDYTQLALSPILNALRLYRRTSTWTFRAMILASIVFVALTLSAHLIITKEKNIGLSIPASGANSELKTKSSESE, from the coding sequence TTGAAAAACTGCCTCGAATCGCTAGTTGAGAGCCTTGGCAAAAGCCCAAGCTTTGAAGAGTCTGTCGATTCTATTGAATTAAATGGACATATTTCAACAGAAAACGTTGAAACTATTAGATTAGCGATTGAGGCAATAGACTGCTCGATTGACTGGAATATAGAAATATTAGACAGCGAATATGCTGAGATAGGCTTAGAGGATATCGAAGAGGAAGAAGTCAATCTCCGACTTTCGAAACCTGTCGGCTCGACTGTTTTCTTTATAACTCAAACTGGATTATTAGCAGCCTTAGACAAAGATGAGTTCGAGGGAGTAAGAGAAATACAGCTACTCGCCGACTTCGAAAAGATAAAAACGAAACGTTTTCTGATTGCACCTTGGGCTGGAGATTTAGGTGGTTCGGGAGAAATTTCTCAAGATAGCGAAAATCTAATCGATCCTAGGTGGAGCTTGGTTCGCGATCTCACCGGGCAAAACTTACCTGCTGACCCTTACCGTTGGATTTGCCTAGACACACCTTCTGACGGTAGTGAATTTTGGGAAAACTGGAAGAACCATGCATTCAGAAAGTTGGCGACCTTGCTTACTTCAGAAATTTGGCAAGAAAGCTCAGATTTAATGGTGTCTCTTGCAGGTACTCGCAGGCGAGTGCTTTACCTGGGAGCGCCGAGATCAATAGATGTTTCGGAATACATCTGCGTAGCAGAAACAGTCGATTGGCTCCTCGTAAGCCAAGATTGCGAAGCACGACATGAAGTTTTAGTACGACGGCTGGCAAACCTTACTCCTACCAGCGAAGGCAAAACACTCTGCTGGCAGCTGATAGTTGGAGGCATAGTACGTGAGGCGCTTGATGGAGCCAAACTTGATCACAGAGCCTACGTGAGGTCAAAGTCCGCGGAGAGTGTTAAAGCGATGGCGGAGCTGCGAAATACTGTGAGTGCCGACGTATCTAAAATCGCGGATCGCGCGCATAGACTCTCCAATGGGTTTGTGACAGGTATGGCGGCGCTAGCGGCTGGACTTGGCATACGACTAACTATACTTAGCTCCAGAAGCTTATCGCTCGAAGCTGGAGTAGTTTTCTGTGCCATAGTACTAAGCGTGATTTGGACAGCTGTATTTTTACAACGAAAAGTAAGCTCCGAATCTCTACTCAACGATCTAAAACATATGCGCAAATGGCATCGCAACGTTCACGTAGCTCTAACCAGAACCGACTACACGCAGCTGGCGCTCAGTCCAATTTTAAATGCACTCAGATTGTACAGAAGAACGTCAACCTGGACATTCCGTGCTATGATCTTGGCATCGATCGTGTTTGTGGCACTCACCCTAAGCGCGCACTTGATAATCACAAAAGAAAAAAATATTGGCTTGAGTATTCCAGCGTCAGGAGCCAATTCTGAGCTAAAAACTAAGAGCAGCGAATCAGAATAG
- a CDS encoding GntR family transcriptional regulator, which translates to MSKQVDPAKSVSRTLKKRTGTTSDTIYAHIFDAILEHRLAPGTKLSEEALGEIFGVSRTIIRRELSQLAHEGVVSIRPNRGAMVASPTVEEARQILYARRLVERAITELAVQHATEKQLDALREMVVEEQKCFAQGDRGAGIRLSGEFHLKLAETANNTPFIGFQRSLVSQTSLIIAQYEKGTRSHCSFDEHNELLDAISARDTEKAVSLMMHHMDHIDAKLDFDEEGASDDLHVVFSHLGLGKKNTTVKE; encoded by the coding sequence ATGAGCAAACAAGTGGACCCCGCCAAAAGTGTCAGTCGAACTCTCAAGAAACGTACTGGAACCACCAGTGACACGATCTACGCCCACATCTTCGACGCTATTCTTGAGCACCGCTTGGCGCCCGGCACCAAGTTAAGTGAGGAGGCGCTTGGCGAGATATTTGGCGTCAGCCGCACTATCATCAGGCGAGAGTTGTCGCAGCTGGCACATGAAGGCGTGGTGTCCATTCGTCCTAACCGCGGCGCTATGGTGGCTAGTCCGACTGTGGAAGAGGCCCGTCAGATTCTCTACGCACGCCGCCTCGTCGAACGGGCGATCACGGAGCTGGCCGTCCAGCATGCGACCGAGAAACAGCTCGACGCATTGCGAGAAATGGTAGTGGAAGAGCAAAAGTGTTTCGCTCAAGGGGATCGGGGTGCGGGCATTCGCTTATCGGGCGAATTTCATCTGAAACTAGCGGAAACCGCGAATAACACGCCGTTTATCGGATTCCAGCGCAGCTTGGTTTCGCAAACCTCGCTTATTATCGCCCAGTACGAAAAGGGCACCCGTTCGCACTGCTCGTTCGATGAACACAATGAGCTGCTTGATGCCATTTCCGCCCGTGATACGGAAAAAGCGGTCTCACTTATGATGCATCACATGGATCATATCGATGCCAAGCTGGATTTCGATGAGGAGGGCGCAAGCGATGACTTGCATGTTGTTTTCTCGCATTTAGGACTTGGCAAGAAAAATACGACGGTCAAAGAATAA
- the istA gene encoding IS21 family transposase, with the protein MPAARISMRQIIEVLRLKYEAGLSHECIARACGLSKGVVGKYVSLATAQGLTWPLPEGTGEAWLEAQLFPAKTPPSRFAEPDYFQVHQELKTKGVTLQLLWAEHVERHGDKARRYSQFCHHYRLWRGRQRRSMRQVHRAGEKIFIDYCGPTVPVVDRSTGEMRKAQVFVAVLGASSYTFAEATWSQSLPDWIASHQRMLAFYGGVAELLVPDNLKAAVTKADRYTPQINETYAEMAAHYQTAVLPARPYKPKDKAKAEAAVLLVERWILARLRHRTFFSLAELNAAIADLLPALNQRPFQGRSESRQSLFETLDRPALKPLPATPYVYAEWRKTRPGIDYHIEIDKRLYSVPHTLVGVKLDVRVTDTSVEVMHKGQRVALHSRHGKGRFVTLTEHMPKSHRAHQNWSPGRFLNWAGDIGPATLDVVQRQIKDRPHPEHGYRACLGLLNLSRRYSRDRLEQACARALSINSASYQSITSILKQGLDQLPLPLNEEEPELADLPVHTNVRGPRYYH; encoded by the coding sequence ATGCCGGCAGCGAGGATTTCCATGCGACAGATCATCGAGGTCTTGCGCCTCAAGTACGAAGCGGGCCTGAGCCATGAGTGCATTGCCCGTGCCTGCGGCCTATCCAAGGGCGTGGTCGGCAAGTACGTCAGCCTGGCCACCGCTCAGGGCCTTACCTGGCCGTTACCGGAGGGCACGGGCGAAGCTTGGCTGGAAGCCCAGCTGTTCCCGGCCAAGACACCCCCATCTCGCTTTGCTGAGCCCGACTACTTCCAGGTCCACCAGGAACTCAAGACCAAGGGCGTGACCCTGCAACTGCTGTGGGCCGAGCACGTGGAACGCCACGGCGACAAGGCTCGCCGGTACAGCCAGTTCTGCCATCACTACCGGCTCTGGCGCGGCCGGCAGCGGCGCAGCATGCGCCAGGTCCACCGGGCCGGTGAGAAGATCTTTATCGATTACTGCGGCCCCACCGTGCCGGTGGTGGACCGCAGCACCGGCGAGATGCGTAAGGCCCAGGTCTTTGTGGCCGTACTGGGTGCATCCAGCTACACCTTCGCCGAGGCTACCTGGAGCCAGAGCCTGCCGGACTGGATCGCTTCCCACCAACGGATGCTGGCGTTCTATGGTGGAGTAGCCGAATTGTTGGTGCCCGACAATCTCAAGGCAGCCGTCACCAAGGCGGACCGATACACGCCCCAGATCAACGAGACCTACGCAGAAATGGCCGCCCATTACCAGACGGCGGTATTACCGGCACGCCCCTACAAGCCCAAAGATAAGGCAAAGGCCGAAGCCGCTGTGCTGCTGGTTGAGCGCTGGATCCTGGCCCGGTTGCGGCACCGAACGTTCTTCTCACTGGCCGAACTGAACGCAGCGATTGCAGACCTGCTACCGGCACTGAACCAGCGCCCGTTCCAGGGGCGCTCCGAAAGCCGCCAGAGCCTGTTCGAAACGCTGGACCGACCCGCGCTGAAGCCACTGCCGGCAACGCCCTACGTCTATGCCGAGTGGCGCAAGACGCGACCGGGCATCGACTACCACATCGAGATCGACAAACGGCTGTACAGCGTGCCTCACACCCTGGTGGGCGTGAAGCTGGATGTTCGGGTTACCGATACGTCCGTTGAGGTCATGCACAAAGGCCAGCGGGTGGCTCTGCACTCTCGGCATGGCAAGGGCCGCTTCGTCACCCTGACCGAGCACATGCCCAAGTCCCACCGGGCCCATCAGAACTGGTCTCCCGGGCGGTTCCTGAACTGGGCCGGGGACATCGGGCCGGCCACACTGGACGTGGTGCAGCGACAGATCAAGGATCGCCCGCATCCCGAGCATGGCTACCGGGCCTGCCTGGGGCTGTTGAACCTGAGTCGACGTTACAGCCGTGACCGGCTGGAGCAGGCCTGTGCCCGGGCGTTGTCCATCAACTCGGCCAGTTACCAGAGCATCACCTCGATCCTGAAGCAGGGGCTGGATCAGTTGCCTCTACCACTGAACGAGGAAGAACCGGAACTGGCTGACCTGCCCGTTCACACCAACGTTCGCGGGCCCCGCTACTACCACTGA